A region from the Sebastes umbrosus isolate fSebUmb1 chromosome 18, fSebUmb1.pri, whole genome shotgun sequence genome encodes:
- the slc35b2 gene encoding adenosine 3'-phospho 5'-phosphosulfate transporter 1 encodes MTSWRVWPALVLLLIPSTVAAQESSLLEGWQDVWPLRFLVNILGYSTIIIPGYFLISYFKRTNYLETGSGICFPIIKTCVFGSEAKTGLLDDVSVAPRNEGDSGSSVRQVVKLIFCAAGLQVSYLTWGVLQERVMTRSYGATTPEEEGEKFKDSQFLVFMNRILALTVSGMWCIMFKQPRHGAPMYKYSFASLSNIMSSWCQYEALKYISFPTQVLAKASKVIPVMLMGKIVSHKSYEYWEYFTAVLISVGVSMFLLSSTPSKHPSTVTTFSGVIILIGYIVFDSFTSNWQDNLFKYKMSSVQMMFGVNLFSCLFTVGSLLEQGAFFDSVAFMTRHSEFAFHAVLLSVCSACGQLFIFYTISQFGAAVFTIIMTLRQAIAILLSCFLYGHAVTVIGGFGVAVVFLALFLRVYARSRMKSSRRPAQPLAQKV; translated from the exons ATGACTTCGTGGAG GGTTTGGCCTGCACTTGTGCTGCTTCTCATCCCTTCCACTGTGGCTGCCCAGGAGTCGTCACTACTGGAAGGCTGGCAAGATGTGTGGCCCTTACGCTTCCTCGTCAACATCCTGGGATACTCCACCATCATCATCCCTGGCTACTTCCTCATTAGCTACTTCAAGCGCACCAATTACTTAGAAACAG gtAGCGGGATTTGCTTCCCCATCATTAAGACCTGCGTGTTTGGCAGTGAGGCCAAAACAGGTCTGTTGGATGACGTGTCGGTTGCGCCCAGGAACGAGGGTGATTCCGGCTCGTCCGTGAGACAGGTCGTCAAATTAATCTTTTGTGCTGCTGGACTTCAG GTATCGTACCTGACATGGGGAGTCCTGCAGGAGAGGGTGATGACGCGTTCGTACGGAGCCACGACTCCAGAAGAGGAGGGTGAGAAATTCAAGGACTCTCAGTTCTTGGTGTTCATGAACCGTATCCTGGCTCTGACCGTGTCGGGCATGTGGTGCATCATGTTCAAGCAGCCTCGCCACGGAGCGCCCATGTACAAATACTCCTTCGCCTCGCTCTCCAACATCATGAGCAGCTGGTGCCAGTACGAGGCGCTCAAGTACATCAGCTTCCCCACTCAAGTCCTGGCCAAGGCCTCCAAGGTCATCCCCGTCATGCTCATGGGTAAGATCGTCTCCCACAAGAGCTACGAATACTGGGAGTACTTTACCGCCGTGCTGATCTCGGTGGGCGTCAGCATGTTCCTGCTGTCCAGCACGCCCAGCAAGCACCCGTCCACCGTCACCACCTTCAGCGGGGTCATCATCCTCATCGGCTACATCGTCTTCGACAGCTTCACCTCCAACTGGCAGGACAACCTGTTCAAGTACAAGATGTCGTCGGTGCAGATGATGTTCGGGGTGAACCTGTTCTCCTGCCTCTTCACCGTCGGCTCTCTGCTGGAGCAGGGCGCCTTCTTCGACTCGGTGGCCTTCATGACGCGCCACTCCGAGTTTGCCTTTCACGCCGTGTTGCTGTCCGTGTGCTCGGCGTGCGGCCAGCTCTTCATCTTCTACACCATCAGCCAGTTTGGTGCTGCGGTCTTCACCATCATCATGACCCTGCGACAGGCCATCGCCATtctcctctcttgtttcctctaCGGTCACGCCGTCACCGTAATCGGTGGATTTGGTGTTGCGGTAGTTTTCTTGGCACTTTTCTTACGGGTGTACGCACGTAGCCGCATGAAGTCAAGCCGGCGGCCAGCGCAGCCGCTCGCACAGAAGGTGTAA